In the genome of Marinomonas algicola, the window TTGCTATTACAAAAACCTTATCGTAACGACAGAACTGGAAGAAAACCCCAACTTACCTCAAGATAACAGTTGTCAATTCAGTATGGTGATTAATACGTCTGAAGTACCTGAAATACCCACTATCGATTTTGAGCAATTCACCTTTGTTCTTGGTGGAATCACCCGAAACTCTGGTTGTCACTCGCTGAATATTGATCAAGTGTCTTACTCGGGTAATGACACCAATATCTCGGCAGAGGAACGTATATATACTGGTCTATGTACGATGGCGGTATCCTTCAATAATGTAGGACTATTAATTCGTAAAACAGAAGCCGAAAACATCCATATATCTCTGACCCAGTACAGTTATGGCCTGTATTAACGTGCTTATAGGATCATTGACATCACGCTAATCCACTCCAACCCTCTGCCACCAGCCTTAACGCCGTCAACACAAGATGCGGACTGGTGGTTGCCGCGTCATGAAGAGAAACTGAAGCAGAAGGATTCAATGAAGTCCGTCGACCTGGTTTTTCTAGGGGATTCCATTACCCAAGCGTGGGAAACAAATGGCATGAACGTATGGGACACATTTTATCGACCTCGTAACGCACTGAACCTTGGGTTTAACGGTGACCGAACCGAGCACGTATTGTGGCGTCTTGAACATGGCGCGGTGGAAGGAATTCGTCCTAAATTGTTGGTACTGTCTATCGGCACTAACAACACAGGACACAGACAAGATCCAGCAGAAGAAACAGCGCTTGGCATCCAGAAAATAGTGGATGCTTTGCAAGAAAGGCTTCCCAATATCACGATTTTACTGCTGGCCATATTTCCCCGGAGCGCAAAACCGACACAAAGAATGCGACGATTAAACAACGACATTAATGCCCTTATTCAATCCTACGCGGATAATACCAGCGTCTTTTATCTGGATATTAATCCGCATTTTTTAACTGAAGACGGTCGCTTAACAAGTGACGTGATGACGGATTTTTTACACCCTAATAAAGATCAATACCTCATGATCGCTAGATTACTCGAACCTCATATCAAACGCCTTATGTTAGAGTAAATTCAGCCCGTTAATGAT includes:
- a CDS encoding GDSL-type esterase/lipase family protein → MKSVDLVFLGDSITQAWETNGMNVWDTFYRPRNALNLGFNGDRTEHVLWRLEHGAVEGIRPKLLVLSIGTNNTGHRQDPAEETALGIQKIVDALQERLPNITILLLAIFPRSAKPTQRMRRLNNDINALIQSYADNTSVFYLDINPHFLTEDGRLTSDVMTDFLHPNKDQYLMIARLLEPHIKRLMLE